Below is a window of Clostridia bacterium DNA.
GTTGTCACCGTGGCGCGCGGTAATGATAATGCCGTCCACCTTGCCTACAGCCTCGTCATAGTTTTCCATAACAGGAACATTAAACTGTTCGTTCAGTTTTTTAGCCGCTTCGAGGTCGTCACTATACACACCGATGCATTCCACATCGTCTTTATCTTTAAAGAAATTCAAAAACCCGTTGGCGTGAGAATTTTCACAGCCTAAAATTGCAATTTTATACATAACAGATCACCTCTTAAAACTGTTTCGGCAACGGATTTTCTGCGTGTGCGGTTTCAATAACCTGAATAATCTTTGCTGCCATTTCGGGGGTTACGGTAAGGGGTGTGCCCTCTGTTAAATTCTTGTACATCATTTCATAGAATGCGCGTACAGCTTCATTGAATGCAGAGCCTGTAAAATCGCCTTCCTCTGTATGGGTTATCAGTTCTTCCTTACAGAATGTAGGCATACCCTCATCATCGCTGATTGCATCTGCAACGGGCTGACGTTCGGGATTTTCGCCGGGAACGATGTATTTCATTTCATATTTAGCAGTGTTTGCCTTGTATGTACCCAAAGTACCCTGCAGTTTAACATTGTAATCATTAAAAGCATCCATGGAAGAGATTTCCAAGTCTACAACGGGCTTGCCGGGCGCGGTTAAAATGAGCTTTGCATAGTCATCTGCGTCACCTGCAGTAAGACCGGTGGAGCAAAGCTTTGTATATTCAACGCGTGCGTCATCTGAAAGGTCTAAAAAGCCCAAAGCCATGCCAACGGGGTGCGGACCTGTGTTGTAAAGGGAGCCTGCAACTCTGTGCTGTAAGGTCTGCCAGTCCCAACGACGGGATAAGCCGTTGTAACGGATGGAAGCCTGCTTCACTTCACCGATGATACCGCTGTGAATCACTTCAACAGCTTTTAAGTAGTGGGGCGCAAAGAAAGTCTGCTGGAAAACCGCTAAGGTTACATTGTTTTCTTTTGCGATGTTAATCAGGTCATTACATTCGTAGTAGGTTCTTGCAAAGGGCTTTTCTACAACTACATTAAAGCCGTGCTGTAACAAATCCTTTGTTACACTGTAATGGTCATCCGAATAGGATGCGTTGGTAACTAAGTCGATATCGGTTCTGCCAAACAGTTCCTTGTAGTCGGAGAACACTTCACAACCGGGATACTCTCCTTTTGCGCGTTCACGACGTTCATCAATGGGGTCAACAACAGCAACCACATCAAACCAGATGTTGGCTTCGTCTTTCATGAATCTGCCGTGAATGTTTCTGCCGCTTCGGCCCTGACCGATAATGGCAAGTCTTAATTTTTTCATATTACTCACTCCTTTAGCTTTAGTGTACAACGAAAGAT
It encodes the following:
- a CDS encoding Gfo/Idh/MocA family oxidoreductase, translating into MKKLRLAIIGQGRSGRNIHGRFMKDEANIWFDVVAVVDPIDERRERAKGEYPGCEVFSDYKELFGRTDIDLVTNASYSDDHYSVTKDLLQHGFNVVVEKPFARTYYECNDLINIAKENNVTLAVFQQTFFAPHYLKAVEVIHSGIIGEVKQASIRYNGLSRRWDWQTLQHRVAGSLYNTGPHPVGMALGFLDLSDDARVEYTKLCSTGLTAGDADDYAKLILTAPGKPVVDLEISSMDAFNDYNVKLQGTLGTYKANTAKYEMKYIVPGENPERQPVADAISDDEGMPTFCKEELITHTEEGDFTGSAFNEAVRAFYEMMYKNLTEGTPLTVTPEMAAKIIQVIETAHAENPLPKQF